The Stomatobaculum sp. F0698 genomic sequence CCCCGCGGCAAATGCCGCGGGGCTTCTTATATTCCGAACACGATTTGCCGCAAGAAATACCGATCGCTGCTTACATCTTCCTCCAAACATACTGTTTCAAGGAAGATGTAAGCAGAGAAAAGCCTTGTAACTATATCCCCTGACTCCTGTTCCGTCAGTTCTTTGCCTCAGTCGGTGCATAGGTGCGGAAAATCTGCTTCACTTCGCCGTCCTTTAAAACGATCGAAATGACCTGCGGACCCCAGTCCTTGTCCTTATCTTTCGAAAACGCTTCCTTAATCTGATCCGTCGTATAGGTCACGCCGTTCTGCTGATTCAGGTCGGAGTAATCCATGTAGGTAACATCGCTCGCCAGCTTCAGCTCCTCGGTTCCGGTCGAATAGTAAAGCGGCGTTCCGTCCGCGCTCTGGGTGCGGAAGTAGTCGCCGTCCTGAATCAGGCTCACACCGCCGTTCTCCACGCCGCCGTTAATGATAACCTGCGGGAAGTTTCCGGTCTCGGCGTTCTTCTTCTCAATGGTCTTGATGCCGACATCCTTCTGCGCGACCCGGATAACATCGCCCTCCTTCAGCGCATTGATCTTTGCAACATCGTAGCGGTCAAAGTTAAAGAACTCAGCCTTCACGGTCTTGCCGTCAAAGCTCGTTGCATCGAGGCGCACCGGGAAGCCGCCGTTTGTGTGATCTGCCTTTGCCGCCTCCGGCGCAATGACACTGCCGCCCGCTGCCGTGGTCGCATCCGCCGCAACTGCCTCAGCGCTCGTCTCGACCGCGCTGCTCGCAGCCGTAGTCTCCTTCTTACCGCCGCCGCATGCCGTAATACTAAGTGCGGCAATCGCCGCGACACAGAACAATCCTGCTTTTCTCATATAGTACCTCCCTCAGTCTTTTCCTAACACAAAACTCAGTCGAAAACAAAACAATTATATTTTATTATACCCATTCAAGCAGGCGAATTCAAGCAGGAGCGGAGTTGCACGCACCGATTCTTCGGAACGCCCTCCATGCCCCGTCGCCGGACGGGCGCAGCTTCGGCAGCCACCGTAGACTCGGGCTTTCCCGCACGGCAGCTAAGTTTACACAAAAAGAGAAGGAGGTGATGATCACCCCCTTCTCATACGCTGCGGGAAATGGGACTTGAACCCACACGGCTTGTGGCCACTAGATCCTTAGTCTAGCCTGTCTGCCAATTCCAGCATCCCCGCTCGGTACTCGGTTATTCTACTATAGGCCCCCGGGGATTGCAAGCACTTTTTTCAACTTTTTTTGATTGTCTGAAATAATTCCTCCGGCGAACTGTAATGAAACGATTCCCGTAACGTCATCAAAAGAACGCCCCTTGGCAAGAACCGAAGATTCGAGCTATCGATTCAATGCTATAATAGAAAAAATATCGTCTCAATCCACAGGAAAGGATCTTTTATGGCTTTTGATTATCCCGTCATTCTAAGGAAACAGGGCGAGCGTTTTCTCGCCACTTTTCCGGACTTTCCCGGCTGCTACGGTGAGGGTTCCGACCGCCTTGATGCAATGGAGGATGCACGCACGGAAGGCGTAAATTGCATACTCCAAGAACTCGAAGAGGGAAACCCGCTTCCGCCCCGCACCCTGCTCGACGAACTCTGTCTCGACGAGGGGGAAGAGGCCGTCATGCTGACCCTAACCCTGCCCCGCGAAGAAAACTGGAGCTGGCTCGGTTAAATTTCCTTACTCCCAGGTTTTCCATACTTCCGGCCGGAATCCTACGGTCGCGGCGGCACCGTTACGCACGATGGGCTGCCGCATAATCTCGGGATGCTCGAGCAGGAATTGCTCCCTGTCCTCTTCCGGCGTGTGCTGAAACCAAATAACGGTCTCCTTTGCCTTCGCGCCGGGGTCGACCAAAGCTTCCGCACTGCCGAGTGCCCGACACACGGCGCGGAGTTCCCCCTTGCTGAGCCCCTTCTCAAATAAATCCACGCGCTGCACCGGGATGCGGCGCTCCTTGAAGTAGCGCTCGGCCTTTTTCACGTCAAAATTCTTCCCACCGCCGAAAATCTGAATGTTCATCTTCCTCTTCCTTCCGAATTCTCTGTAAGACTTATCGAAATTTTCGCTGTCTTATCCGAAGCGCGACTCTTTTCGGCCCTTCCGTTCTTCCTGTCACCGCGCATTCGTATCGCTTTAAACTGCAATTCTCTTCTGCCCATGCCGACACAATGCAGGCAGGCAGCCCGTGTGAACACTTCCGAGCCTCTCCGTATCGGCTGACAAGCTGTGCCGAAATCGTTTTATGACCGCTCCAATATTCCCTTCTCTTCCGCCCGTTCCCGCAGTTCAAGAAGAGCCGCATTTCCGCTCCCAAGCGGCGGCTCGGTCCAAATGACACAGTTTGCCGCTTCCAGGAAGGCTCTCGCCTCGCGGAGATTCTCCGCCGTGAGCGCTTCGTAAGGTGCCGTCTCAAACACCTTTGCAGCGAGACGAGACGCAACCGGGTAATCCGAATCGGCGGGGCTGAATACGCCTGCCGCAAAGGCTACCCCCTCACGCCGAAGCCGCCGGTAAACCGGTATGCCGCTACCGCCGCCGCCGAGCACGAGGGTGCTCGGCGAAGTGTTTTCCACGGCCTGTGGCAATTCCGCGCTGCCGGAGAGCGCATCGTAAGCGGAACCGAGCCCATAGATACGACGCATGTTCTCCTCGGAGAGTGCCTCCTCCGGTACGGCGGGCGGCAGCACCTTGCCGTCCGCCACCAGTAAGACACGGTCTGCACATTTCAACGCCAAATCCGGTTCATGCAGCGATAAGAAAACCGCGAGCCCTTCGCGGGTTGCAAGATCTCGCAACAGACTCAGAAGTTCTACCTTATGGCGCAGGTCCAGAAAGGCCGTCGGTTCATCGAGCAGAATGAGCCGCGGTTCCTGCGCGAGTGCCCTTGCAAGCAGCACGCGCTGGCGCTGCCCGTCGCTGAGCTCCGCAAAAGGACGCGCCGCGAGCTCTTCGGTTCGCACATAGGCCATGGCACGCGCCACCGCCGTATGATCCGATTCCCGCAAGGTTCCGAAACGCCCCGTGTAGGGATAGCGACCCGCCTCCACCACTTCTCTCGCGGTGGCAAACTCCGGCTCTCTCCGCTCGGTAAAGAGGAGGGCCATATATGCCGCCCGTTCCCGACCGGTAAAGGACTGTAGATTTCTTCCGTCGAGGTAGATGCAGCCGCCCTGCAGGGCAAGCTGCCCCGCCGCGCTCTTTAAGAGGGTCGACTTTCCGGCCCCGTTCGGACCGAGCAAGGCCATGACCTCGCCAGGGCGAAGCTCAAACGAGACCTCCGAGAGCACCACGCGCGCGCCGTAGCCCGTTTTGACCCCTTCTGCCGCGAGTTTTGCCCGCTGCGTATTCCGCATAGCTCCTCCTCTCGATACGCCCTCTGCTTGACAAGGCGTCACGGCGCTATCACGTCCGTTTGTATACAAACTATATTGACGGTTTCCGATTTGATAACGATTAGATACCGACTCTCAAGATCCATGCTTCGATATCCTCTATCGCCGTCTCCGTGGAAAGCGGAATTTGCGCCTCATTGTTTTCATCCACCAAGACCACTTCTTTTTCCTTCGGAAAGTACTGTCTGATCCATAAAATCAGGTTTGCGTAGTCTCGAATTCTATCCGCAGAATTAAAATACTCCACCGCAAGCGTGCGGCGTGTTCGATCGAGCCTTAATTCAAACTGTGGGCAATCCGCATATCGGCTCCAAGTAACATCGTAGGCCAAAGACCTGCTTTGCCTCTGTTCCGTATCCGTTCCCGGATATTTTTTCTGAATCTCCTCACAGAACGTTTTGAGGTCAAATTCGCCGACTGTTTCGCTCAAATGTAAAAAGCTTGTGACCGACATATTCCCTCCGTGTATGATCCGAATCTCTGATTGGATGACTCTGTCTCATTTTCCCCGACGCTTCACCAAGAGCCAAAGCACGATCGGCGCGCCGAAAAAGGAGGTCACCGTGCTGAGCGCAAGCTCGGTCGGCTGAAAGGCCGTCCTTGCGATTAAATCCGAGGCCAAACAAAATACCGCTCCCCCGAGGAAGGAAGCCGGCAGCACCAGCAACGGCTTGTTGCTCTTCAGTAGGCTCTGAATCAAAAACGGCGAAGCCACCCCCACAAAGGAAACCGGCCCCGCAAAAGCGGTCACGGTCGCCGCAAGCAAACTCGCAAGGATAATGAGGGCGCTGCGCATGCGCCGCACATTCACCCCGAGGCTCTCCGCATAGCTCTCGCCGAGCTGCACCGCAGCGAGTGGCTTTGCGAGAAAAAGAAGCGCGAAGGCCGAGATCCCGATTAAGACGGCCGCTGTCCTGACCTGTGCCAGGCTCATGCCGGAAAAACTGCCCTGTGACCAGCTGTGCAGGGACACAATCTCCGAATCCGCGGCAAAACTCAAGAGAAAATCGGTCGCGGCCGAGCAGATATAACCTATCATGATACCGGCCACCAGAAGTCCGGCCATCTGCCGCACACGCTGCGATACCGCGAGCAAAATGCCGAGAGATACCAGCGAGCCCAGAAAGGCAGCGAACACCAGCGCAAAGGAACTGAGTGCCCGGTTCTGTGCCATGAACAGCATCATGCAGAGCGCCACCGCAAGACGCGCGCCCGAGGAGACACCGAGCACAAAGGGACCGGCAATGGGGTTCGCAAAATAGGTCTGCAAGAGAAAGCCCGAGACCGCAAGCGCTCCGCCGAGGAGCAGTGCCATCAGGGCACGCGGCAGCCGTATCTTGAATAAGATGCTCACCGCGGGATCCGTGCCCTTCCCCTGTGACAACAGGGAAAACAGCTTTGCCGGAGAGAAAAACCTGGTACCCAGCGCCAGATTACAGTAAAAAAGTAGCAGGAGCAAGATGCCGAGCAGGATGAACACCGATGTCGTACGCCTTCTCCCCGTCCTCATTCTATCCTCCTCAGGTAGGAGAGCCCGCGTTCCTCTTCCCCGTGCAAGACACGCGAAAAATCACGTGTCAGTCCCGCGACCGCATCGGCTGACTGGTACATGTCACTTCCGAGTTGATAGACCTGTTTCTCCCGCACCGCCTTAAAGTCCGAGAAGAGCTCATCCTTCTCGAGCAGCTCCGAAAGGCCGGCAAGCGGCGCTTCCACCGTGGCATTGTATACAAGCACATCCGCATCTCTCGCCGCCTCAAAAAAAGCCTCGCGCGAGACGCGCTGCACGGAACTGCGCCCGGGTTCATCCGGTCCGACACCAAGATACGTTCCGCCTGCCAGAGCTATCATCTTCGGCACATAGTCCGTGCGGCGACGCACCACAAAGCTCCCGTCCCGATTCATGGCGAAAAAGGCCACCTTCTTGCCGCTATCCGCTACGTTTTTGAGCCCGTCCAGTTCATCGCACTGGGCCTTGAAAAAGGCATCCGCCGCCTCGCTCCTGTCGTTCAAAACGCCGTAAAGCCGCACCCACTCGGTGCGCCCGAGCGGATGTCCTTCGTTACTCGAGTAATCCACAAAGACGGGAATCCCGAGTCGCTCAAACATCTCCTTCACTTCCGGCGCGTGCAATATCATCAGAGATTCGATCGCCAGATCACAGCCCTCCGAAGTGAGGAGTTCGTAATCCGGCGCGCTGTATTTTCCGGCAAAGCGCATCGCCCCGCTTTCAAGCGCACGCTTCGGCGCGTCGATATGCCATCCCTCCGCTCTCGTACCGGTAAAGCGCACGCGGTCCAGCGCACCGTTTGCTTCAAAGAGACTCATCGCTGCGGTGGCAGCAAGGTAAATATTGTCGAGCGGCTTTTTCAGAATCACATAGTCTGCGGGCAGCTCCGCTGGGACTTGTTCCCCTTCCGGAACCAACAGATAGCGTGCCGCGCCGTGCACATCGATGACGGCGAAGTCCCGCTCATAAAAATAGATGTCAAAGGTCTCCGCATAGCGCAGTTCCATTCGCTTAACAAAGCGCAGCCCCGGAATCTCCGGAGCTGCCGCCTGACTTGCCTCTTCAGCTTTTACATCTGTCACCTTGACCATATGGTCATACCAGGCCCCCTTGGTGCCGACGAGGGCAAGCGGAAACTCTGTGTCGAGCGCCGGGACCGGAATATCGAAGCCGTAGACCTCAGCGCTTGTACCGTCCTCATACTTGACGGTATCGGTTGTCGGCTGCAACAGCGCCGCTCCTTCTTTCCGCGCATCTTCCGCGGTCCCGGGGAAGAGATTGAGGATGCGCTTTGACTGCAGGGAGACATGAAGGGTCATCTTCCCGTCTTTTACGGTCAGAGTTCCCCTGTCGTTCAGCGCCTCGTTCACATGGAACATGGAGCTGTCGGTCTCAAAGCGCGCCGTGTATATACCGTCCGGCAGTGCTGCCTGTGCCTTGCCGCTCTCCGAAGCGCCGCTCTCTGCTGCGCTCGTCGTCTCCTGAGCTCCGCTTTGCTCTGCCTTTCCGCTCCGCGCGGCACAGCCCGTTGTCAGTAAAACCGCCGTCAGTAGGAGCGCAAGTTGCGAAATCCATCTGCCTCGTCTCTTCATCTTCCCTCTCCGGGCACAGACACTCAATTTGCCTTGGTCTCTGCCGCCGTTGTCTCTTCTGCCGCCGTGTTTGCCGCGTTAATGGCCGCCTGTGTATGCTCCGCATAGAGCTTCTGGATGTCGTAAACACCGCCCAAGCCCTCAATCTGCGTCTCGATGCGATCAAAACTCTTCGAGTTCATGAACTTCTGAACCCAGGAATCCTCCTCCGCACCCGCCATATCGTTGTGTGCGTGATCGCCGGCAACGACCATCATCGGACGAATCGTGACCTTCTTATAGCCGCCCTTCTTCACCGCATCGATGACTGCTCCGACAGCGGTCTCTTCCGGCTCGCCCTCTACGGTGCCGATAAACACGTTTGCATAGCCGAGCTTCTTCATTGCGGTCTGCATCTCGGAATAGCTGACAGCTGCGGTGTGCGAAGTGCCGTGGCCAAGGAATACAAAGGCCACACCGTCCTGCGCTGCCTTCTGCACACTGTCAAAGCCGCCGCCCGTGACAGTTGCCTGCACAATGAGATTTGCGACTCTCTCCTTGTCCGCATTCACATCCTCGGCATCCTTGCCGACCTCGCCGAGCAGCGGCTCCGCGAGTTCCAGCTTCTCAAAAGAAGCCTTGTGCTTGTCGAGCGTCTCCTTCAGCTCATCGTACTCCTTGCCCTTCATGAGATGCGTAGGCTGCACAATGAGTTCCTTCACACCGTTCTTCTTGGCGCGCTCCAGCGCCTGCTCCACATTGTCGATCTTCTCACCGTCACGCGCGAGAATGTGATTCAAAATAATCTGCGAGGTAAACGCGCGGCGCACACTGTAATCCGGGAATGCCTTTGCAAGGTAACCCTCAATGCCGCCGATATCCTTTGCGCGGCTGTCGTTATAGGAGGTGCCGAAGCTCACAACCAGGATTTCCTTCTCACCGATTTCGTCCTGATTGCGCGGGTCATCCTTGCTCACATCTCCGGTGTCCAGACCGAAATATTCCGGTGAAGCGTGCTCGCCGCTCACCTCTGCCTTTGCACTGTCGCTCAATGCGTCCCAAGCCTCCTTTGCCTCTTTGCAGAGCCGCTCCGTGTCCTCAGACCACTGCTGCACGTAAATCGCATCAATCTTCTTGCCGACTTCCGCTGCCTGCGCCTTCTCCTCGTCCGTCGCAGGCGCCAGGGTGGTGGGCTCGGTCGCCTCGGTCGCAGCCGTCTCCTGCGTCGCTTCCGTTGCGATGGTCTCCTTACCCTTGTCCTTGCCGCCGCAAGCACTCACGGCCAGCGCAGCACCCAGAATCAAAACCGCCAACTTTGCCTTTCTCATAACGCCCTCCTGCTTTTCTCTTGTTCCGACTGATTTTGTGGCTTATTCGGCCACTTCAAACGTGAGCTGATAGTCGATTGCATGCGGCTTACTCATCGCGGTCGTATCTCCGACAACGTTTTGCGGCGCACCGAGCTCGGTGACAGGAATCACAAAGACCGAATGACCGTTTTCGATATTCGGCGTAAAACGGATTCCATCCACTTCCATGTAGTCGTACTTGTCACTGCTCCAGACAATCTTTGCCGTTGCTCTGCCGTCCTTCACCGTGAGCTCGGTCGGACTTGCAATCTTTGCTCTGCCGCTGCCGCCCGCAAGCGTTACATTGACCTCGTAGACACCGTCCGCAAGACTCAGCTTCTCGTGCTTGTCCGCAAGCATCTGTGCCGCTGCATCCGCCTGTGCCTGAAGCTCGTCCGTCGCCTTAAAATCGGCCGCCTTAAAGTCCGCAATCGCCTTGGCCCCTTCGGAAGCTGCGCTCTCTGCCGCGCTCTCGCCCGCGGAAGATGCCGCGGATGCTGCGCTCTCAACAGCCGAACTTGCGGTCTCAACGGCCGAAGCCGCCTGACTCTCCGCCTTCTTGCCGCCGCAAGCCGTCATCGAAATCGCGGCCAAAAGGCCCATTCCCAATGCAAACGAATAGACTCTCTTCTTCATACAATACCCTCTTCCTCTGTTTGATTCAATCCTCTTCTACCAATAAAAAGAGGCCCGTCCTTTCGGAGAGCCTCTGGCTTTTCAGCAAATCCTTACTTATCTGGACTCAGCAGTCTCGCCAGCCTTCTCAGCTGCCGCACCTGCGCTCTCAGCCGCTGCGCCTGCCTTCTCAGCCGCCTCTGCGCCTGCCTTCGCTGCATCCTCGCCCATCTTAGCCGCATCGGAAGCTGCCTTGTTTGCGCCTTCCACTGCTGCGGAAGCTGCATCCTGGCCCGCCTTCGCTGCGTCGGAAGCTGCCTTGTTTGCCTCTTCCATCGCGCCGGAAGCTGCCTTGTTTGCCTCTTCCATACCGCTGGAAGCCGCTGCGTTTGCACTCTCCACCATGCTGGAAGCTGCGTCAACCGCCTCGGAAGCAACGTCGGAAGCTGCCTTGGTCTCTTCCTTCTTGCTGCCGCAACCGGTTGCAAGAACCGCTGCAAGTGCCGCTGCCGCCAAAATTGCTCCAAACTGTCTCTTCTTCATAATAGTATCCTCCCTGTGTGACAATATTGTCGCCTTATTGTAGCACAATACCGATAAAAAGCCAAATAAAACAAAGAAAAGAGGCTCGTCTTCGCAGAGAGCCTCTTGCTATCACGCAAAGAAGAGGCTTAAGCCTCCTCCTCGCGTTCCCGCACAGGCACTCGTGCACAGGAAGGTACTTAAAAGGCAAGGCCGGTCTCCCGGCTCGCGGATCTATGTCCCCTGTCTGCCTTCCCGCTTTCGCAGTGACAGACGGACTCCCCGCATACGGTGACGAGTTCGCGCAGTTTTACTTGCTTCCCGATTATCCCGGCATCACACCGGGCACCTTGCCCTTGTTTTTCAATGTTCCGAATCGAATTAACGATTGAATGCGTTCTTGCCCGGGTACTCTGCCGCGACACCGAGTTCTTCCTCGATGCGAATCAGCTGGTTGTACTTCGCAACGCGCTCGGAGCGGCTCGGCGCACCGGTCTTAATCTGGCGCGTGTTGAGAGCCACCGCGAGATCGGCAATCGTCGTATCTTCGGTCTCACCGGAACGGTGGGAGCTGATTGCCGTGTAGCCTGCCTTGTGAGCCATCTTGATGGCCTCCAGCGTCTCGGAAACCGAGCCGATCTGGTTCAGCTTAATCAGAATGGAGTTGCCGCAGCCAAGCTCGATGCCCTTCTTGAGGCGCTTGGTGTTCGTGACAAAGAGATCGTCGCCGACCAGCTGAACCTTGTCGCCGAGCTCCTTCGTCATCTCCTTCCAGCCCTCCCAGTCCTCTTCATCGAGGCCGTCCTCGATGGACCAGATCGGGTACTTCTCGATGAGGCTCTTCCAGTGTGCAATGAGCTCCTTCGAAGTGAAGTCCTTGCCGGACTTCGGCTGATGATAGAAGCCGATGCCCTTCTCGCTCTTCCACTCGGAGGAAGCAGCGTCCATTGCAAGCACGAAGTCCTTACCCGGCTCATAGCCCGCATCGCGGACTGCGGCGAGAATGTGCTCAATCGTATCCTCATCGTCCTTAAGGTCCGGTGCGAAACCGCCCTCATCGCCGACTGCCGTGGTCTTGCCCTCGTTCTTCAGAAGCTTCTGCAGGCTGTGGAAGACCTCTGTGCACCAACGGAGGCCCTCGGAGAAGCTCGGTGCGCCCACCGGCATAATCATGAACTCCTGGGTATCGACGGAGTTCGTCGCATGTGCGCCGCCGTTTAAGATGTTCATCATCGGCACCGGCAGGTTATTGCCGTTTGCGCCGCCGAGGAAACGATACAGCGGAATGCCGAGAGACTCGGCAGCAGCCTTTGCCGTCGCAATCGAAACCGCAAGGATTGCGTTTGCGCCGAGCTTCGACTTGTTCTCCGTGCCGTCCGCCTTGAGCATAGCCGCATCCACCGCGTAGATGTTCTGCGGATCCATGCCGTGCAGCACGTCGTTAATCACGGTGTTGATGTTCTCAACCGCCTTCTTCACGCCCTTTCCGCCGAAACGGGACTTGTCGCCGTCGCGAAGCTCGATTGCCTCAAACTCACCGGTCGAAGCGCCGCTCGGAGCCGCGCCTCTGCCGACCGTACCGTCGGTCAGCGTGACCTCCGCTTCCACCGTCGGATTTCCTCTGGAGTCGATGATCTCTCTTCCGATAACCTTCTCAATTGCAAGATGTGTCAACATATTGGTTCCTCCACTTCCGAAATGAATGTTAAAGAACTCTTTTCCGCTCTAGTATAGCATGGAAAAAGCCTTGCCGCCTCTTATTTTTCGTAACGGTAGAAGCCCTCTCCCGCGTTAATGCCGGTCTTGCCCGCATCGATCTTTGCCTTGAGTCCCGCCGCTATCTTGCCGGGCGTGCTCTCCGGGTTCTTGGACTCCGGATTCATTGAGACAATGTTGTAAGCAGTCTGAAGCCCCACAATGTCGAGAATCTGGAAGGGGCCGAGCGGGGAGCCCGTGCCGAGTTTCCAAGTCTTATCTATGGTCTCCGGATCTGCGACCTCGTTTGCCCAGAGCATTTCCGCGGAGCTTAAGAAGGGAACCAGCATCGAGTTCAGAATGTAACCCGGCTGCTCCTTGTGAAGTTCGAGCGGAATCATGCCGATTTCCGCCGCAAACGCGAGCACCGCGGCAAAAGCCTCTTTCGAAGTACCGCTGTGTCCCATGACCTCTGCGGTATTGCTGCGCCATATATTGTTGGCAAAGTGCAGCGCGAGATAGTTTTCCGGATGCGGCAAAAGATCCGAGAACATGCTCGGGATCATGGTCGAAGAATTGGTTGCGACTATGGTCTTGTCATCCAGATAGGGCGCAAGCTTTGCGTAGAACTCGCGCTTTGCGTCTCTGTCCTCCGCCATGCTCTCGATGATAAAATCCGCCTCTTCTGCGCATTGCTCCAAATCGAGAGAAAGCTCTAAGTTCTTCTTTGCGCGCTCAACCGCCTCGTAGAGTCGCTGAATATCCGCTTCGCTCTTCACGCTGTCTGCTGCGCCGAAACCGCGGGGCAGTTCAAGCGGCTCACCGGCCCGAAGCGCTGCCTCGACGCGCGCAATCTCCGCGCGGTAAACATTGTAAAGCCGCTCGAGCTTCGGTTCGGTTCTGCCGATCGAGCCCTCGCTTCTGAGCCAAATAGTCACATCAAAACCCTTGAACGCAGTCTGAAAGGCGATTTGTGCGCCGAGAACGCCGCCGCCCGCGACTACGATATGCCGAAATGCCATAGAATACCTCCTGTATTTAAAACAATGTACAAAAATCAATACAAGGAGAGCATAACACGCATGGCGTCCGACGGCAAGTCAGCTGTCGAAAAGTTCCGCGAAGTCGCGCTTGTTTTCCAACTCTTCTTCCGAAACCTCGAGGAAGATATCCTGCGCGGGGCTCTCCTGCACGGCAAGCAAGATGCCCGCCTTCATGAGCTCGAGCACCGCAAGAAAGGTGACCACCAGGAGCAGCTTGTTTTTCCGTCTCTCCAACAATTCGCGAAAAGAAAA encodes the following:
- a CDS encoding type II toxin-antitoxin system HicB family antitoxin, which codes for MAFDYPVILRKQGERFLATFPDFPGCYGEGSDRLDAMEDARTEGVNCILQELEEGNPLPPRTLLDELCLDEGEEAVMLTLTLPREENWSWLG
- a CDS encoding arsenate reductase family protein, which translates into the protein MNIQIFGGGKNFDVKKAERYFKERRIPVQRVDLFEKGLSKGELRAVCRALGSAEALVDPGAKAKETVIWFQHTPEEDREQFLLEHPEIMRQPIVRNGAAATVGFRPEVWKTWE
- a CDS encoding ABC transporter ATP-binding protein; this translates as MRNTQRAKLAAEGVKTGYGARVVLSEVSFELRPGEVMALLGPNGAGKSTLLKSAAGQLALQGGCIYLDGRNLQSFTGRERAAYMALLFTERREPEFATAREVVEAGRYPYTGRFGTLRESDHTAVARAMAYVRTEELAARPFAELSDGQRQRVLLARALAQEPRLILLDEPTAFLDLRHKVELLSLLRDLATREGLAVFLSLHEPDLALKCADRVLLVADGKVLPPAVPEEALSEENMRRIYGLGSAYDALSGSAELPQAVENTSPSTLVLGGGGSGIPVYRRLRREGVAFAAGVFSPADSDYPVASRLAAKVFETAPYEALTAENLREARAFLEAANCVIWTEPPLGSGNAALLELRERAEEKGILERS
- a CDS encoding FecCD family ABC transporter permease, translated to MRTGRRRTTSVFILLGILLLLLFYCNLALGTRFFSPAKLFSLLSQGKGTDPAVSILFKIRLPRALMALLLGGALAVSGFLLQTYFANPIAGPFVLGVSSGARLAVALCMMLFMAQNRALSSFALVFAAFLGSLVSLGILLAVSQRVRQMAGLLVAGIMIGYICSAATDFLLSFAADSEIVSLHSWSQGSFSGMSLAQVRTAAVLIGISAFALLFLAKPLAAVQLGESYAESLGVNVRRMRSALIILASLLAATVTAFAGPVSFVGVASPFLIQSLLKSNKPLLVLPASFLGGAVFCLASDLIARTAFQPTELALSTVTSFFGAPIVLWLLVKRRGK
- a CDS encoding ABC transporter substrate-binding protein, whose protein sequence is MKRRGRWISQLALLLTAVLLTTGCAARSGKAEQSGAQETTSAAESGASESGKAQAALPDGIYTARFETDSSMFHVNEALNDRGTLTVKDGKMTLHVSLQSKRILNLFPGTAEDARKEGAALLQPTTDTVKYEDGTSAEVYGFDIPVPALDTEFPLALVGTKGAWYDHMVKVTDVKAEEASQAAAPEIPGLRFVKRMELRYAETFDIYFYERDFAVIDVHGAARYLLVPEGEQVPAELPADYVILKKPLDNIYLAATAAMSLFEANGALDRVRFTGTRAEGWHIDAPKRALESGAMRFAGKYSAPDYELLTSEGCDLAIESLMILHAPEVKEMFERLGIPVFVDYSSNEGHPLGRTEWVRLYGVLNDRSEAADAFFKAQCDELDGLKNVADSGKKVAFFAMNRDGSFVVRRRTDYVPKMIALAGGTYLGVGPDEPGRSSVQRVSREAFFEAARDADVLVYNATVEAPLAGLSELLEKDELFSDFKAVREKQVYQLGSDMYQSADAVAGLTRDFSRVLHGEEERGLSYLRRIE
- a CDS encoding sirohydrochlorin cobaltochelatase; translated protein: MRKAKLAVLILGAALAVSACGGKDKGKETIATEATQETAATEATEPTTLAPATDEEKAQAAEVGKKIDAIYVQQWSEDTERLCKEAKEAWDALSDSAKAEVSGEHASPEYFGLDTGDVSKDDPRNQDEIGEKEILVVSFGTSYNDSRAKDIGGIEGYLAKAFPDYSVRRAFTSQIILNHILARDGEKIDNVEQALERAKKNGVKELIVQPTHLMKGKEYDELKETLDKHKASFEKLELAEPLLGEVGKDAEDVNADKERVANLIVQATVTGGGFDSVQKAAQDGVAFVFLGHGTSHTAAVSYSEMQTAMKKLGYANVFIGTVEGEPEETAVGAVIDAVKKGGYKKVTIRPMMVVAGDHAHNDMAGAEEDSWVQKFMNSKSFDRIETQIEGLGGVYDIQKLYAEHTQAAINAANTAAEETTAAETKAN
- the eno gene encoding phosphopyruvate hydratase → MTHLAIEKVIGREIIDSRGNPTVEAEVTLTDGTVGRGAAPSGASTGEFEAIELRDGDKSRFGGKGVKKAVENINTVINDVLHGMDPQNIYAVDAAMLKADGTENKSKLGANAILAVSIATAKAAAESLGIPLYRFLGGANGNNLPVPMMNILNGGAHATNSVDTQEFMIMPVGAPSFSEGLRWCTEVFHSLQKLLKNEGKTTAVGDEGGFAPDLKDDEDTIEHILAAVRDAGYEPGKDFVLAMDAASSEWKSEKGIGFYHQPKSGKDFTSKELIAHWKSLIEKYPIWSIEDGLDEEDWEGWKEMTKELGDKVQLVGDDLFVTNTKRLKKGIELGCGNSILIKLNQIGSVSETLEAIKMAHKAGYTAISSHRSGETEDTTIADLAVALNTRQIKTGAPSRSERVAKYNQLIRIEEELGVAAEYPGKNAFNR
- a CDS encoding 3-hydroxyacyl-CoA dehydrogenase, which translates into the protein MAFRHIVVAGGGVLGAQIAFQTAFKGFDVTIWLRSEGSIGRTEPKLERLYNVYRAEIARVEAALRAGEPLELPRGFGAADSVKSEADIQRLYEAVERAKKNLELSLDLEQCAEEADFIIESMAEDRDAKREFYAKLAPYLDDKTIVATNSSTMIPSMFSDLLPHPENYLALHFANNIWRSNTAEVMGHSGTSKEAFAAVLAFAAEIGMIPLELHKEQPGYILNSMLVPFLSSAEMLWANEVADPETIDKTWKLGTGSPLGPFQILDIVGLQTAYNIVSMNPESKNPESTPGKIAAGLKAKIDAGKTGINAGEGFYRYEK